The following are encoded in a window of Halosolutus halophilus genomic DNA:
- a CDS encoding GNAT family N-acetyltransferase — protein MPGPVFLGGDDVALRPIEEEDLDFLQTQINDSDVWRPIGRSKPLNAEQEREFYENVICDDDGVHLLITADSTPVGTIGLHNVDWETQKAEVGYWVAPDYHGRGYGTEATTRLVEHGFDQLGLHRIAACVFEFNEPSQRLLESVGFTREGVHRDAEFVDGEYQDVYWYGLLEHEWREG, from the coding sequence ATGCCAGGTCCCGTATTTCTGGGCGGCGACGACGTCGCGCTCCGACCGATCGAAGAGGAGGACCTCGACTTCCTCCAGACGCAGATCAACGATTCGGACGTCTGGCGGCCGATCGGCCGATCGAAACCCCTCAACGCCGAGCAGGAGCGGGAGTTCTACGAGAACGTGATCTGTGACGACGACGGGGTTCATCTCCTGATTACCGCCGACTCGACGCCGGTCGGGACGATCGGCCTCCACAACGTCGACTGGGAGACCCAGAAGGCGGAGGTCGGCTACTGGGTGGCCCCCGACTACCACGGCCGAGGGTACGGCACCGAAGCGACGACGCGCCTCGTCGAACACGGGTTCGATCAGCTCGGTCTCCACCGGATCGCCGCGTGCGTGTTCGAGTTCAACGAACCGTCACAGCGGCTCCTCGAGAGCGTCGGCTTCACCCGGGAAGGCGTCCATCGTGACGCCGAGTTCGTCGACGGGGAGTACCAGGACGTCTACTGGTACGGCCTCCTCGAGCACGAGTGGCGCGAGGGGTAA
- a CDS encoding enoyl-CoA hydratase/isomerase family protein translates to MITIDTEDRRSIRTVTLDRPDARNALTVAGLEGLEAAIADADEAVIYLQGRGPAFCAGADLEVVGDLDGDRDRAAEFARLGQRVARTIEDSPAIVVAGIDGPARGGGLELALACDVRVGTPDSTYGEPGVTFGLFGAWGGTVRLPRVVGEGDALEFALSGRVIDADEALQTGLISRIEGDPRSVAEEIADNAHDALGVLKRRLRDDRERATQERREAQVFGDLVAAHADDIDAVLE, encoded by the coding sequence ATGATAACGATCGATACTGAGGATCGGCGATCGATCCGGACCGTGACGCTCGACCGCCCGGACGCGCGGAACGCGCTGACCGTCGCGGGACTGGAGGGTCTCGAGGCGGCGATCGCCGACGCCGACGAAGCGGTGATCTACCTCCAGGGGCGCGGCCCGGCCTTCTGTGCCGGTGCCGACCTCGAGGTCGTGGGTGATCTCGACGGCGATCGCGACCGGGCCGCGGAGTTCGCCCGACTGGGACAGCGCGTCGCCCGGACGATCGAGGACTCGCCGGCGATTGTCGTGGCGGGGATCGACGGCCCCGCCCGGGGTGGCGGCCTCGAACTGGCGCTCGCCTGCGACGTACGCGTCGGGACGCCGGATTCGACGTACGGCGAACCCGGCGTCACGTTCGGCCTGTTCGGCGCGTGGGGCGGCACCGTCCGCCTGCCGCGGGTGGTCGGCGAGGGAGACGCCCTCGAGTTCGCGCTCTCGGGTCGCGTGATCGACGCCGACGAGGCACTGCAAACCGGACTGATCTCGCGGATCGAGGGCGACCCCCGATCGGTCGCCGAGGAAATCGCCGACAACGCCCACGATGCCCTCGGCGTGTTGAAACGGCGGTTGCGAGACGATCGCGAACGGGCCACCCAGGAGCGGCGTGAAGCACAGGTGTTCGGCGACCTCGTGGCGGCCCACGCGGACGATATCGACGCCGTACTCGAGTAA